The segment CACGGGCGCGGTCAAGGTGACCCCGGCGCACGACCCGAACGACTTCGAGATCGGCCAGCGGCACGGCCTGCCGTCGCTGACGATCATGGACGACCACGCGCGGATCACCGTCCACGGCCCGTTCCAGGACATGGACCGGCTGGAGGCCCGCGACGCCGTCGTCGGCGCGCTGCGCTCGCAGGGGCGGATCGTCGCGGAGAAGCGTCCGTACGTCCACGCGGTCGGCCACTGCTCGCGCTGCAAGACGATCATCGAACCCCGGCTGTCGCTCCAGTGGTGGGTCAAGGTCGGCCCGCTCGCGCAGGCCGCCGGTGACGCGGTCCGCGACGGCCGGGTCAGGATCCACCCGCAGGAGATGTCCGGCCGGTACTTCCAGTGGGTCGACAACATGCACGACTGGTGCATCTCGCGCCAGTTGTGGTGGGGTCACCGCATCCCCGTCTGGTACGGCCCGGACGGCGAGGTCGTCTGCGTCGGCCCCGACGAGCAGCCGCCGGCGGGGGAGGGCTGGACGCAGGACTCCGATGTCCTGGACACCTGGTTCTCCTCGGGCCTGTGGCCGTTCTCGACCCTCGGCTGGCCCGAACAGACCCCGGATCTGGAGAAGTTCTACCCGACCGACGTCCTGCTGACCGGCCACGACATCATCTTCTTCTGGGTCGCCCGGATGATGATGTTCGGCCTGTACGCGATGGACGGCGTCGCGCCCTTCCACACCATCGCCCTCACCGGGCTGGTCCGCGACGAGCGCGGCAAGAAGATGTCCAAGTCCTTCGGCAATGTCGTCGACCCGCTCGACTGGATGGACGCGTACGGGTCCGACGCCCTGCGCTTCACCCTCGCGCGCGGCGCCAACCCCGGCACCGACGTCCCGATCGGCGAGGACTGGGTCAAGTCCGCCCGTAACTTCACCAACAAGATCTGGAACGCGACGCGCTTCGCCCTCATGAACGGCGCGACCGTCGAGGGCCCGCTGCCGCCCGCCGAGGAGATGTCGGCGGCCGACCGCTGGATCCTGTCCCGGCTGGGCGCCACCGTCGCCGAGACGGACGCGCTCTACGAGGACTACCAGTTCGCCAAGCTCAGCGACGCCCTCTTCCACTTCGCGTGGGACGAGGTCTTCGACTGGTACGTCGAGCTGTCCAAGACCACCTTCATCGCGGGCGGCCGTCCGGCCGAGGTCTCCGGCCGCGTCCTCGGCGAGGTCCTGGACGTCCTGCTGCGCCTGCTGCACCCCGTCGTCCCCTTCGTCACCGAGACGCTGTGGACGACGCTCACCGGCCGCGAGTCCCTCGTCATCGCCGACTGGCCGGCGGATTCCGGCTTCCGGGACCCGGCGGCGGAGCGCGAGATCGCCGCCGTCCAGTCCCTCATCACCGAGGTCCGCCGCTTCCGCGCCGACCAGGGCCTCCAGCCCGGCCAGAAGGTCCCGGCCCGGCTGGCGCTGGGCACCACCGGGCTGGGCGCCCACGAGGCCGCCATCCGCCAGATCCTCCGCCTCCAGCCGGAGGGCGAGGAATTCGCCGCCACCGCCACCCTGCCGGTGGCCGGCGTCACCGTCGCGCTCGACCTCTCGGGCACGATCGACGTCGAGGCCGAGCGCAAGCGCCTCGCCAAGGACCTGGCCGCCGCCGAGAAGGAGAAGGCCCAGGCCAACGCCAAGCTCGGCAACGAGGCCTTCCTCGGCAAGGCACCCGAGCCGGTCGTCGCCAAGATCCGCGCCCGCCTGTCGGCCGCCGAGGCCGACATCGAGCGGATCGCCGCGCAACTGGCGGGCCTGCCGTCGGCCTGAGCGCACAGCCGGCGCACGTGCGTGAGCGGGCCCCCGACCGAGCCGGTCGGGGGCCCGCTGCATAGGCCGGTCCGTAGACTGTCCCCGTGAGCACTCGCCCCGGGGATGACGATTCCCTCTTCGACGCCCTGACCTCTGAAGAAGACGAAGTCACCCCCGACGTCACACCCGACCGCGAGGCCGACCTGGCCGTCATCGAGGCCGGCAGCCGCACCCTGCGCGCGGGCGGCCCCGCCCCCCAGGACGACGGTGTCCCGGCCCGGCCCAAGGACCCCGAGGTGGACAAGGCCCTGCGGGCGGTGGAGGCGGAGCTGGCGGACCGCTGGGGCGAGACGAAGCTCGAACCCTCGCTCGTCCGGATGACCGCGCTGATGGACATCCTGGGCGACCCGCAGCGCGCGTATCCGTCCATCCACATCACCGGCACCAACGGCAAGACGAGCACGGCCCGGATGATCGAGCAGCTGCTGCTCGGGTTCGAGCTGCGCACCGGCCGGTACACCAGCCCTCACGTGCAGTCGGTGACGGAACGGATCAGCCTGGACGGGGCGCCGATCCCGCCTGAGAAGTTCATCGAGACCTACACGGACCTCAAGCCGTACGTGGAGATGGTGGACGGACAGCAGCAGCACCGGATGTCGTTCTTCGAGGTGCTGACCGGGATGGCGTACGCGGCCTTCGCGGACGCGCCCGTGGACGTGGCGGTCGTCGAGGTCGGCATGGGCGGCAGCTGGGACGCCACGAACGTCGTGGACGGCACGGTCGCCGTGGTCACCCCGATCGCGCTGGACCACACGGACCGGCTGGGTGAGACGCCCGGCGAGATCGCGGTGGAGAAGGCGGGCATCGTCAAGAAGGACGCGACGGTGGTCCTCGCCCAGCAGCCGGTCGAGGCGGCGCAGGTGCTGCTGAAGAGGGCCGTCGAGGTGGACGCGACGGTGGCGCGCGAGGGCATGGAATTCGGGGTCACGCACCGTGAGCTGGCGGTCGGCGGGCAGCTGCTGACGCTGCGCGGGCTGGGCGGGGAGTACGAGCAGGTGTTCCTGCCGCTGCACGGCGAGCACCAGGCGCACAACGCGGCGGTGGCGCTGGCGGCGGTCGAGGCGTTCTTCGGCATCGGCACCTCGCACGCGCGCACGCTGGACATCGACACGATCCGCACCGCCTTCGCGCAGGTCACCTCGCCGGGCCGACTGGAGATCGTACGCCGCAGCCCGACCGTGGTCCTGGACGCCGCGCACAACCCGGCGGGGGCGCGGGCGGCAGCGGCGGCGGTGGCGGACTCGTTCGACTTCACCCATCTGGTCGGGGTGGTCGGGCCGAGTGCGGACAAGGACGTACGAGGGGTCCTGGAGGCTTTCGAGCCGGTCTTCGCGGAGGTCGTGGTGACCCAGAACTCGACCTTCCGGGCGATGGACGTGGACGAGCTGGCGGCGATCGCCGTCGAGGTCTTCGGCGACGACCGGGTGCAGGTCGAGCCGCGTCTGGACGACGCGCTGGAGGCCGCGATCACCCTGGCGGAGGAAGAGGGCGCGTACTCCGGCGCGGGCGTGCTGGTCACCGG is part of the Streptomyces sp. NBC_01262 genome and harbors:
- a CDS encoding valine--tRNA ligase, whose protein sequence is MTENTQQPAATPTELPTQYAPAEVEGQLYERWVERGYFEADAKSEKKPYTIVIPPPNVTGSLHLGHAFQHTLMDALTRRKRMQGYEALWLPGMDHAGIATQNKVEQQLAEEGKSRHDLGREAFVERVWQWKEEYGGKILGQMRRLGDGVDWSRERFTMDEGLSRAVQTIFKKLYDDGLIYRAERIINWCPRCLTAISDIEVEHEDRDGELVSIRYGDGENSIVVATTRAETMLGDTAVAVHPDDARYAHLIGTEVELPLTGRRIPVVADEHVDPEFGTGAVKVTPAHDPNDFEIGQRHGLPSLTIMDDHARITVHGPFQDMDRLEARDAVVGALRSQGRIVAEKRPYVHAVGHCSRCKTIIEPRLSLQWWVKVGPLAQAAGDAVRDGRVRIHPQEMSGRYFQWVDNMHDWCISRQLWWGHRIPVWYGPDGEVVCVGPDEQPPAGEGWTQDSDVLDTWFSSGLWPFSTLGWPEQTPDLEKFYPTDVLLTGHDIIFFWVARMMMFGLYAMDGVAPFHTIALTGLVRDERGKKMSKSFGNVVDPLDWMDAYGSDALRFTLARGANPGTDVPIGEDWVKSARNFTNKIWNATRFALMNGATVEGPLPPAEEMSAADRWILSRLGATVAETDALYEDYQFAKLSDALFHFAWDEVFDWYVELSKTTFIAGGRPAEVSGRVLGEVLDVLLRLLHPVVPFVTETLWTTLTGRESLVIADWPADSGFRDPAAEREIAAVQSLITEVRRFRADQGLQPGQKVPARLALGTTGLGAHEAAIRQILRLQPEGEEFAATATLPVAGVTVALDLSGTIDVEAERKRLAKDLAAAEKEKAQANAKLGNEAFLGKAPEPVVAKIRARLSAAEADIERIAAQLAGLPSA
- the folC gene encoding bifunctional tetrahydrofolate synthase/dihydrofolate synthase, yielding MSTRPGDDDSLFDALTSEEDEVTPDVTPDREADLAVIEAGSRTLRAGGPAPQDDGVPARPKDPEVDKALRAVEAELADRWGETKLEPSLVRMTALMDILGDPQRAYPSIHITGTNGKTSTARMIEQLLLGFELRTGRYTSPHVQSVTERISLDGAPIPPEKFIETYTDLKPYVEMVDGQQQHRMSFFEVLTGMAYAAFADAPVDVAVVEVGMGGSWDATNVVDGTVAVVTPIALDHTDRLGETPGEIAVEKAGIVKKDATVVLAQQPVEAAQVLLKRAVEVDATVAREGMEFGVTHRELAVGGQLLTLRGLGGEYEQVFLPLHGEHQAHNAAVALAAVEAFFGIGTSHARTLDIDTIRTAFAQVTSPGRLEIVRRSPTVVLDAAHNPAGARAAAAAVADSFDFTHLVGVVGPSADKDVRGVLEAFEPVFAEVVVTQNSTFRAMDVDELAAIAVEVFGDDRVQVEPRLDDALEAAITLAEEEGAYSGAGVLVTGSVITVGEARLLLGRKR